CTCAAGCTAATATACCAGACAGTGCTCTCTAGTTTACTGTGGATTCAAATCTCAAAGAATATTCATTTAAGTCCTGGAGTGGAGAGATTTTATACTCCTTTACAAAAGTACCTTTAATCTCATGAGTTGGTATAGAATGAGATAGATAGCTATAATGACAAGATGTCTGTACATGTCATGACATCAATGCTGTTTCTCTATTGATGGTGGATCTAATTAATAATTGATAGTTTGAAATTTGTATCAGATGTGGAAAGCTGGCTTCCTGAAATCATCCATGTCGCATGACCTATAGTTTTCTGCTCTTCTGGCCCCCCAAAGATGACGATGCATGTGCTTCCAAATAGGCAATCAATGGCAATTCAATACTCCCCCGCatctatataaaatatacaaTCCTGTAAGTTCATGAAAAACAAATGCATCTCACTTAAAATTGGTGTTATATAGCTAGGCTTGGCTCATGCGACCATGACCAACTTGAAAATAACAGCTAAGAATTAGGGATTCAATGCCCTTCAAATATCCAGCTAATCTTATTGGATGCGACGATCAATTTCCACAGCCAACTTGCTATCGAAAATAGCATTTGTCCCCTTAAACCTGATAGCACATATATCTTATCTCATGGTTTCCTATAAAATCATGAACACATTATCCACAAGGGACCAACTAATTATCTTGTGGATGAATGACTTAGGGTTCAAAAGTTTCTCCTTTGTCTTGATCCAAATCTTTGCGAAGGGAAAATTATCGGCAATGCAATGTAAATCAGTCAGTGAAATGAAGGAGATGTCATATGTGTATAAACCCTAATAAAAGAGAGGAGCACTTTTCTTTTGCCATCTCGACACTATAATGCAAATCAAGGATCGGTTTCGATTTCAAACTTTCATTGATGAGATTCATTAAAACCCTTTTActatatttcttaaatgaatcgGAATCTTGCATATCTCTGAGcattaaagttttttttttccctacaaCACATTTATCTTTTCATATTCTTTCCACAGAAGCGCGTGATGTAAGGAAATTATGGATTTATATTGTGTACACGAGGTGCACGACTCTTCTCTACACGTTTCTCGCCGTTGAGACAAGCGATTAGTCACTTGCTACCTATAAGACTACCCGTATCTACAGTGTTAGGTGAAGAATGGGTACAAAAAAAGATTACACAGCCTGGGTACTTAATATATATCTATAAAACAATATTGAAGGTTGGCCCGATTCATTATAGTGGGGACCATAGGGCCCAATAAGCTGCAAAATATAATCACTACTTACTATAATTGCACATAAAATCAAATAGATATTCAATGACTCGAAAATCTGAAGCTGCTTTTGGGGATGCCCACCACTAATCACCCCTGTTTATGCCACTACATGCTGAAATCTGAAAAAGGGCAATTAGTTTTAGTTGCCTTGCACTTAAAAGAATTTTAATTTCATACTCTGAATGAAAGATATCTGCAGAAATGACCAGCAAAGGAActgtgtttatatatataattttggcTACTGTAAAGTGACCATTGCTTTATTAATTACTGTTAAGTGACAAATTTTAGAGGCATTATATTCTTTAAgcaccaaaaagataaaatcacATGAATTAAGATTATCGATTTCGGGATGTATAAGTTCAAATAAGAAATTTAGAACCTACCTCATCGGAGTCAATTCCTGGTTTTCGGAACTGGTAACTCAACCAATTGACTTTGGAATTAACCTAAAACCCTAGTTAGGTCATTAAAGGGTATTTGTTTCTATCTTTGGTAATTTAGTTCAAGACCATgtacttgtttttttgttggccCGTTCTACTTATATGACtagtaaaaataatttatcatatgttaataaaatatattaaatggCTGTTTCGGAGGCGATCCCAAAAAGCATtgcctttttttcatttatcatcgTCAGACTACATTGACAAAAATCTCGAAATTGATACTTTGCTatgaatattatttaattatgggAGATATTAATTAACCAACTGAggttctttaccaaaaaaaaaaaaaattaaccaactGAGGTTTGTCTCAATACATTAATCGCAGGCCAAGATattcacttataaaaatgataaatgaataaatatataGATAATTCAACCCTCACGGGGAAGGAGGAATAAACATTTTTCTGACACTTGCTTAGGTAAAAGGAAATAGAACTACATATATACCAAGCACAAGAAGGTCCCTTCGCTTCCATCtaagaatttaattaatatcaATTTTCTACGTAACTAATGTATTAGCCATGAGACACCCTATTTATCTCCTTCAATAGCTTAAACACTCTATTTCTGGGTTTTCGAATGTAGAATAAATCATcagcaaataaaatttttaatcctTAAACAAATAAAGATGATATTATAGTCGAAACACTGACCTTAGGAGACACACCTGCTACCTTGTTAAATGCAGAACCTTACTCGATGTAAATGGTAGGATGCTTACGTACATTTGCAAGATTAACTGAGTAGAAGGTCTCGACATCCATGTGATCAAAGGTGAGATATAGAGAGGACCATGAAAGGCATAGCGAAGTTGCGGCAAAGAGGCACGGTACTTCTCTTCGCCCATAGATGAAGAGAGGAACTGAGAGACGAGACATGCTTCTGAAGAGAGAGTCCCCAAACATAATTAAGAGTTACCTGTCCTAGGTCGAGATGGATTCTCTATTTCAAACAGTACCCCTTCTCGTACCTTGATATATCTTAACATTGATTTACACATGGGAATGAGGTTCTTGTCGACAATTGGAAGTTGTTGAATTATTGAAGGGAAAGCTGCACAAAGTAGATGACCTTCAAAGCAACTAACCCTAATAGTTATGTTATGGTTCGAATGAAGTTGTGGTTTGCAATGTTAAAGCTATATTGCAAGTCTAGACGTTTTATCAGTTTAACGTTGAAGTAACAAGATTATATATTCTAGTTAAATtccttatacttgaaataagaaattgatttaatggtgcattgctcaaataaaattaattatgcTTTCTATTGGCAATAACTTATCGAGTAATggaatatattattaatttgttgCTAGTCATTGAGCTTTAATTATGTGGATTTCATTGTTGGGAAAACCTATCTATATTTGAGTAATATGATACTTATCCTGTAAATAAATAAGCTATAGCTTTTTAGAGTACATCCAAAATTCTCTATCCAAAAATTATCTCTTTCGTTTATATTTTTAAGAGATAATAGTTTTGATATAATAAATAAGCTAATGTTTATTGGTCAAATGTGGACCATGTGGTAAAACTATGTGACATGTCTTATGACATGGCAATCACAGAGGTAAAGGTTAATTCATGCATAGCATCTATATGCTCTTGAGTTTGACATATTTGAGCCTATATAGATGACCAAAGTGAGTCAATTCTAGTTTTGGGGGCTCTTTTAGCAAGTTCAGTTATTAGGGCTAGATGAAAAATAGGGAAACCTTTGTGACCAGTGATTGTTAGGGGTATCTCTGGTCCACCATTCTTCAAAACTTGAAAGGAGATGGTGGGCCAAGGGATTGTTCACCATAGGTGTTGAGGAGGATTAATTCGTGGTCTGAAGCAATTGTAGTGAAGTGAATGATGATAACTTTTGAAAGCTAATGACACCAATTTGGGTTGAAGCTACACCTGTGAATGCCTGGAAATGAATTTGTTGGGGACATTTTGATCAGTTTCATGAACCCACCCGGGAACTGGACTTTCCTAAGTGGGTCCATGAACCAATGTCCTACCTTGGAAATTAATCACCCCTATGCAAAACTTATATCAAGTATACTTTGTTTGTTTAGTAGAAATTtgagtgatttgatttttttttctaaaaatgattgtttatcttgcttaaaataattaatcaatgaaaaatattttcattatcaataataattcaCGCCTAATCATCTTCATGGCCCATGAAAATTTTTTTCGTTAAAagagataattttataaaaaaaaaaaaaaaaatttatttttcgcaaaacaaacgaAATTTTATTGTTGTCATGAAAAGGGACAATAAATATATGGAATATTACTACACATGCAACTCGGAACGCTTAATTAAAGAGACAAAGCAAggtatggaaaaaaaaaaggaattctaTCATCTTTCGAGGTGACTCTTTGGCAATTCCAGCTATGAAAAATCACTTGATCAAGGTTGTGAAGGATAAGGCTCTTGTGTTCTCTAATGTCCCGCCTACTCCAAGAAACAAGCGACTCTAGAGAAGTTGGGGTTTCGATCCGTCCATCTTCAGCTCGGCGTCCTTTTCCtagctctcctccatctcttcaATCTTTGGAGGGGTGCCTGAGGGTCATTAGTCCTGTTTTTTAATTGTAGTTCAAGGTAGTTGCTGTTATGTTTTCCTTCTCTATGTATCTTTTTGATTCGGCACCCTCACACTCTCCTTGCCCCCACAGTTAAAGTGTGAGTTACGGTGCCgaattcttgttcttgttcttttctccaAAGTTTAATATAAactcttaccttttaccaaaaaaaaaaaaaaaacaacacggTGGCGGTTCTTGAAATTCTGAGAGGGCCAATTGACCCCACCCAAATGCTTTTTCCTTCAATTATCATACACAAGATTTTCGTAATTGGCCCCATTGACCCCCACAAAATTTCGATTTCTGACCCCATTAAAAGTAAAATCCAACCAATTTGACCCCAGGTCTCCACTTTCAGAAAGTGTCAAGTACGAGTAATGAGCTTCTGACCCCTTTTTAAATTGTACTCAAGGAAATTTTGTGCCATGGAGCTTATGAAACTTGATAATTAACTTGATATCTATAATTTGCTCTAATTACAAGTTGCCAAACTAGAAATTGAACTCTTGACCTTGAAACGCAAACGCCATTTCTTTCAcggaaaattcataatttgaagaatattttcctaaaaataatcgtttatattaattaaaataattaatcagaaagaaaaattctcattatcaatGAAAATTTATACATAAATGTATtcatgaataataaaaatatatttcgttcatttattttgtatttgatataaatacttatttaaaaaaaaattaaaataatttatttattcatgttTCTTCCCGCGGTCTACTTTCAGTACTTTTTTCTAGGGAACTTTCGTCCCCACCTTCGTCTTGTGGCCTATTCGTACCACTTTTCTGACTTCCCGCCAACTGACCAAAGTGCAGTGTTTGTGTTTTGGGTCCTTTTAGCCTCACATCCAGAGGGACCGTTTTGTTCGACCAAAaggccaaaaacaaaaataaaaaagaaaaaaaaaggaagggccCCTTTTGCAAATCGATCCACCAAACTTACTAAATTGCACTAAACTCGAATCAAGtcgagccaaaaaaaaaaaaaaaaaacagttaaaTTGCAATTACTGAAGCCAGAAAGTTAAGCTACTAGGATAAGATCACTTTGTAATTTTTTGATCGAGGGATTTCTACTCTCAactcttgcttcttctttttttcgcttAATTCAACTAACGATCATCTTCGCACTTTCGACATCATGCGACGGGCTTTTCAATAGCATTGGATTTTGCATTCATGAGTACAAGGGGACTAACCTGCACTTGTCATAAGGAGATATGTTTTCCAGGATTAGCGATTGAACGCTAGTAATGTCAAGCATACCTACTTAGTCTATTTTAAagtataaaattagaaaattatccattcTTTTATCTTCAGCTTCCTTATAAGTTTCCTCTATTTTGCTATCATCATCTCAACCAACGCCAGTCAGAAAATCGCTGGCAGACGTTCCcccaaaagttttaaaatattttcatggttGGACTAGCATGGTCCAATACAATCTTGGCTCTCTCATAAAATATTATAGCCAATAAAAAATTTCTCCTGAAAAAGTAGTTTTAAAACTCGCACGTCGGTTGATTTGGCAATTTATGTAACTTGTCTTCGACATTGAACGTGGGAGAATCATATTAAGTGATTCAGAGTCGTCTCGGAAGGCTTTATCTCACGTGAAGTAGATTGGGTCATTATAAATTATTCCAAAGCATGATCCCCTCCAGTAGATCTGTAGTTTGGACACAAATAAGATCATACCTAATATGATAAGGGAGACGAGAATAAAATCCATAACCTTGCAAGATCTCATGCCCATTGAGATGGCCCTTGCTAAGTGACTCGTTGCTAGGGTTGCCTTTTGAAACGGCCACTATCTCATGTGCTCACTCAAATCACTTCTTTTAAGAGATCAATCTATACACAATGGGTCAAGACTTTAAACTActtgttttttccctttaattcTTTGAAGTACAAGTAACTGCAAAATGCTATCTCCATTTCgccttttgtttttgtcaaaTTCTTCTTTTAGCATTCACTCACATACCTTATTCGATTCACGGGATTGATAAGTGGGGATTTCCCAATTAGTGTACATTAAAACATAATTTTCTAAGAAGGTCCTCTATTTCCCGCACATTTCACAattcattaatatttattttcgcAAATAATGGAGTTGCTGAGTCTGATGGAAGAAAATAATGTTTAAGCGTAGAAACTTTGTTATGGGTAGACACAACTAATATATCAATCATCCTATCATATTAAAGTAGATAATAGCGCTTTTATTGCTATAAATGGTATACATGATATACGCCCCCGGATTCTTATATAATGCCATACATTTTATAGTTGTAACGTCAAAACTTTATAACCCTACAACTTGTGAGTTAATATTGATAGTGGAGAGATTATCTAGATCGGTATCTAATTTTTCCCTCCCTAATTTTGGGAAGGATTATTCACGAAAATttttctcgttcttcttctccattttttcgCTTCGTATGTCCGCGTCCCTAGCGGGCTAGGACGCTGCCAAAAAAGTTTTCCAAAGATTGTCTCCTTCGCAATCCGCCAATTCGAGTGAAGAAGCAAATCAAATGAAATCGCTGCTCCCGCACCTTCCTCGCCCGGCTCTCTTCTCCCCCGCCATGGGGGCCAGCCCCTCGCACGTGCCAGCCTGCCTGCCCCCGCGCGCCCAACTCCATCCCGCCCCGCACGTGCGAACCCGCCTCCCGGCCCGCccacctccttcttcctcctccgcgGCCACCTATAAATACGCAACCGCCGACGCGGCCTCTCCTACTTCGGCGGCCAGGATGGACGGAGGAGCCGCGACCGACGCCGAGAAGCTCCGCGCCGATTTCCTCCGAGTCCTCCGCGGCAGGCGGTCCGACGAAGGTACGCTCGACGCCTCTCCACGGACGCGACGCTCCTTCGTCGTGTTCGGCTCGAACTGGTTCCGTGCTTCGTCGGTGAGGATGAGTGAGTGAGCTTGTGGCGAGTGACGTTGCTTCCATTCGCGGATGTTGAGGCTCGGAGCTCCGTAGAGCAGTCCGTTGCGCGCCGCGAGCTGTTTTGAGATTCGTGAAAGCTTGCCGAATCGGCGTTTTACTTGTTTGTTCGAGTGCGCGCGTCTCTTTTGATCTGGCGTCTAGTTTTTGCGATTGCGAAGTGCGTGTGGATCGGTTTGTGAATTTCGTCTGGAGCGGATCGTCCGGAAGAAGTGATCGTTGGCGACAGTCTTCGGCGAAGGAACCGGAAATCGGAGAGATTGTGTTGTTAAAGCGGACGTGTAATTGCGAATGTTTAATCGTCTCTGTTGTGCGTTTCAGTTGAGCTATCCGTAGAGCCTGCGAAGCCGGTGGAGAATCCTTTGTATCAAGATGCTAATCCGCCTAGTTTCAGTGAGGTACGCGATTTCTATGGGGGACGCGTTAAGATCATTTGCCTTCGTGAGGTTTCTTGCTGTTGGGATTGTTCACATCTGGATGTGGAATTTGTTTAGGCAATGCAATCTTGTCCCAAGGAAAACATTGAGAATCTCAAGGAGCTGATTAAGGAGGAAAATGTCTACTTAATTACTGAGGTAGTTTAAGCCCTAATGTTGTCGCAGCTTCAATAATGTGtccattgaaaaatcatttcccATTAGTCTTTGATTGTGGTTTATTGCTATAATTCAGAAAGGAGAGCAGGGTCGCTTGCCTGTACTTATCTTAAGCTTGAAAGAGGACATTGTCCGGAAGAGGCCTGCTATTGTGTTCCTGCACAGCACACATAAGTGCAAAGAATGGCTACGCCCTTTGCTTGAGGTAGCTACCTCCCGGCATCAGACCTCTGAGACTCTCTGCTTATGACTGAGGAATGAAGCATGTGCTTACTCTTGCTCCTTTTTTCTCCAGGCATATGCTTCTCGAGGATATATTGCGGTTGCTGTTGATTCTCGCTATCATGGAGAACGTGCCAGTAGTCTGACCACCTATCGCGAGGTCCATTTTCCTATTACCATGTCTACTTAttcctcatttttcttgattctgCATTGCCTGTTCAGAGGGACTTGGTCTTCTGTAAACATTGTCGACAGATTGGtcacagaaaaataaaatacactCAAGTAATTTGGTCGTTAGGTGCCTCAACTATGCACAAATGCTTTCTCTTAACGTCTTCTATTTATAGCTATATGGTTTCCTTTAAGGGATTATTTAGTTTCTTCATCTATATTAGATAGAAAAATTGTCATGATTATCTGAGAGTATAAAAGATGGTCTGGACTTTATCTAGAAAGCCTTTCATTGATATATCTGTCTGGTTATCTCGGTCACAATGCAGGCTCTTGTATCATCATGGAAAAAGGGTGATACTATGCCATTTATATTTGATACAGTAAGTCCTTTTATTGCTGAACTTTAGTACTGCTGCGTGTTTGATGATCTCAACAGCCTTATTGTCTAGTTAGTGTATTTCGCATGATTGACTACAGAAATACAGCTTATTTTTAGCTCTGGGTATTGAGGAGATCAGTGGAACCCCTGCAGGTCTGGGACTTGATCAAACTGGCAGATTATCTCACAAAGAGGGAGGACATAGACCCTTCAAGGATAGGGATCACGGGCGAATCACTTGGAGGTTGATTAATTAGAACTTAGACTAGGTCGGATGCCATAAGTGATACTTACTGTCACCTATGTATTTGACATTCCACATTGTCATTCAGGAATGCATGCATGgtttgctgctgctgctgacaAACGCTATTCTGTAGTTGTCCCTATTATTGGTGTGCAGGTTAAAAGTTCATCTTCTTTAATAGTCAatgtctttccttttctctatcTTCTGCTAGGTATcaagttcaaaattttcaatattaataTTGATTAATTATGCGCAGGGGTTCCGATGGGCCATAGACAACGATATGTGGCAGGGTAGAGTTGACAGCATAAAACCTGTGTTTGAAGGTAACATCAAGGCTTACATGCTATGATAACAACATCGATATTACTTTGTTTCCAGTTTATTAGGTATCTAATCAATTTGAGCCAATTTGTTTGGACAAGTAGCGTTTGCTATAGCTGTTTATATGGGAACTAGTTCTGCTCTTTTCTGCATGGTCAAGGATGCTATATTGCCCCAACCCATAGTTCTGACAGTATTTACTTTTAATAGCTTAACAAGTTCAAATATCTAATCAATTTGAGCCAATTTGTTTGGAAAAGTAGCATATGCAATACCTGTTTATGTGGGAACTAGCTCTACTCTTTTCTGCATGGTCATGGATGCTATCTCGCCCCAACCCATAGTTCTGACAGTATTTACTTTTAATAGCTTAACAGGTTCAAATtacacattttttattttttattttggattatCTAGATGaagatttattaatttcgaCACTAGAACGCAATCGGTTAGTTGCTTCTGCACCAGTAAAAGTTATCCATCTTGTATACAAAACAGTACATGGAATGGCAGGTATACTTATTTTATCAAAGAACTCTATCCCTCCAAAGTACTGCATTGTCAGTACTCTGTATTTGTACTTTTCCTGCTAATTAAAAAGCAAGTAAATAGCCATTTTTGAAGCTACGCTGCAGCATCTGGGGGTGTGTGTGTTCTTGGCATATACTTTTCCTTGGAATGACCTACtgaatgaaaattgtgaaatgagCATCATCTGCTAGTGCTGTATAGCATTAAGTATTGtctgaaaattttgttctcCTGGAATACTTTGGCggaatattgttttttttttttttttttttttttggggtggggaGCAGTCAGCATCTTTAGCCAAGTCTCAGGAAAAATCTAAGTGCAAACAACTCAGTAATGCTTATAGTTTTTCACTTGCAGAGGCACGCATTGATTTGGGAAAGAGCACCATAGACAGAGAAGTGGTGGAGAAGGTTGTTTTTAACTATCTATCCAATTCTGGATCTCAGTTAACTAGTGTATTTCCTATTTGATCGCTTAGAGTTCTGTTTATGCTTTTGTTCCCTAATTTTCTAGAAAGATTTTCCCTCGTTCTAATCATTCCTAATATCAAGCTCTTGGCGAATTGCATTTTGATATGCCATATTAGTAAGCCTACTTATGCATTCAAAGAGCACGCAGCTTCTCATAGTCATATGCTTTCTCAGTTGAACTTCAGATTATACATTTATTTTCCTTCGATATATGTGCGTCTAAACTCCTGCTGGTTTCACGTTTATATTCCCATTAAGCAGGTATGGAATAGGATAGCTTCTGGTCTAGCATCTGATTTTGATGCCCCCAACACAGTCCCAGCCATTGCTCCGCGGCCCCTTCTGATAATTAATGGTAAAGTCATTTCTCACATTGAAGatgacattttaattttatgccCTTGAGATCTCCAGATGTTGTTAATGACATATAAGCCCTTCAATAGTTAAAACCATGTTTAGATTTGTTCAATGTGCGTGAACATATCTGGTGATAAATTGCCCACTTAGAATCcttgaaacttttcttttgtcttaatGTGCACGGAACTCAACTCACTGTTTGTGCATcataaagactttttttttggtcgaaaagacTAAAGAAATTAACTTGGTACCGAAATTTTGTAGTCTATTGTCGTTTCCCGTCCCACATCAACTCtgaatttcttctattttccctATATGTTCATCCTTACGCTGGTCTGCCATAGTTCTTGCACGACAGACATTTATTGTCTTTATAGACCAGGCACCACCAAAATGACATTCAGTTTTGGAAATCTGCTCTGATGCATCTCAATTGTAGATGGATTTACTTTCCtagaattttttgttctttaaagATGAAAAACTTTTGTCCTTTTGATCTTGTTTTCTGATGTAAAAAATCCAAGCTGTTGATCAGGAGATCTGTGAGCTGCTTGGGTGGTCGGATATCAGATGCATTGACGGCTTCAGATGCTCTTTGTTATAACTGCAATTCGGCTATCCTGCCATTAACCTGATAATTCTTGTGAAGGGAATGTTTCGGTAGCACTACTTATTGTCATGcaaattgaaacttgaaatgaCAATTTCAGGTGCAAATGATCCTCGCTGCCCTCTTGCTGGCCTGGAAGTTCCAAAATCAAGAGCGTCTGAGGCTTATGAGAAGGCACACTGTCCAGAGAATTTTAAGGTGACCTGCCCCGTCGCTTTCACAGATTTTATTTTCTGTTCTCTAATTAGAACATCAAAAGCACTCAAGGTGATgaataaagaaaggaagaaaggaagctTCGCGAGCTCCTCCATTTCTTTAGGGTCAATCTTTTTTTGACTAGACGCCAATGCTAGTACACGTATGAAAAACTTTCTTATTGGAAGCAGAAGTTTTCAGTCGTCCTGACTTCAAGCAAAGCAAGTGGCCTCTACACCTCACCCCTGCGCTGGCGTTTGAACTTAATTCGACTCTAGGGATTCACCGACACACCTTTCTTACTTCGTCCACAGAGAGTCCAGCCCTGCGGTTCCCATCCCATCCAAAAGTATCTATGTGGACAGGTCACGATAGACATGTGTCAGCCCAGAAGTGACGGGTGGCAAATTAGCCGCGATAGTTGGTGGTTTAGTCATGACAGATAGTGGTTAAACCATTCCGCGGGGCCACCGATGCGCTTACTTAAAAGGTGGAGGTTTTTGTCTTAGGATGATTCATTAGGTTTGAACAATGTGCCCGGTCAATGTGCCCGGTCAATGTGCCTGCTCGTTCAGCAATCTCTGCCCGACAAACATACCTGTCGGTCAGCCAAATGCTTCATTACCAGTCGGCACACAGTCGTTGTCAAACACGTACTTTCGCGCCCACCACTACACGCACGCACATTCCAACATTGTTACTGTTATGGTTGATTGAAAACCACACCAATTCTATTGAAAACTGATCTCTTCTTCCAACACGTGCAGTTAATTGcagaaccgggaatcggacaCCAGGTGACACCGCTGATGGTCAAAGAGGCTAGTGACTGGTTCGACAGGTTCAGCTTAAGCAACAGTAACGATCCTCGTTGTTCGTCTTGGCTACCTGTTGCTTTTCATGTATTTCGATCTACTTCAGTGTTGCGTATTGCAGTGCGTGTTTCTCCGGATCCAGCCGTCCTTTGGGTGGATCCCTCGGTGATGTATACGTCGTCGTCTTGTGTGTATAGCAGGGAACTTATCTTTCCCCTATCTCACCGATGCTTTAATCCAAATTTCCCAGTTATGACGTCTGAGCATATACCGGTATATAATCTCAAGCATAAAGTTCCGTTGACCACGGCCGCATCTCCATAGATGTGGAGATGCTTCCTCGTTGAAGCATCAATTGATAAACCAATCGCTGCCCCTATATCTTCCAtttgttaaaaataatattggtagtttaaaaaaaaaaaaaaaatgaatgtagTATAACTCGCACAAATAAGTGTGTACAACTAAAACCAGTTGGTAACCTTTAACCTGCGAATAGGTGATAAATCACCCTAATCAATATTGATAACTTCTGTAACTTCTTACAGAAGTTAGTAACTCTTAACATATTgaatattgataattttaaatatgttaCGTTTCATTTCCACACAAATGAAAAGTACAAATCACGAATTTGGGATAAGTAAAGATAAGAGCTGAATTTGCTTCTCAAAACTGGTATATTCCGTGCATTACTTACTTCATTGATACAAAGTTCAATACAGTACTACAAGAGTGCATGTAACCCTATTCTTATAAATTAAATCATTGCGTCTTAAACAGATACAAAATCTTctacaaaaaggggaaaaagaacacTTGCGCATATGAAAATTGGCAACCTTTCCTCTAACA
This genomic stretch from Eucalyptus grandis isolate ANBG69807.140 chromosome 3, ASM1654582v1, whole genome shotgun sequence harbors:
- the LOC104429000 gene encoding uncharacterized protein LOC104429000, with the protein product MKSLLPHLPRPALFSPAMGASPSHVPACLPPRAQLHPAPHVRTRLPARPPPSSSSAATYKYATADAASPTSAARMDGGAATDAEKLRADFLRVLRGRRSDEVELSVEPAKPVENPLYQDANPPSFSEAMQSCPKENIENLKELIKEENVYLITEKGEQGRLPVLILSLKEDIVRKRPAIVFLHSTHKCKEWLRPLLEAYASRGYIAVAVDSRYHGERASSLTTYREALVSSWKKGDTMPFIFDTVWDLIKLADYLTKREDIDPSRIGITGESLGGMHAWFAAAADKRYSVVVPIIGVQGFRWAIDNDMWQGRVDSIKPVFEEARIDLGKSTIDREVVEKVWNRIASGLASDFDAPNTVPAIAPRPLLIINGANDPRCPLAGLEVPKSRASEAYEKAHCPENFKLIAEPGIGHQVTPLMVKEASDWFDRFSLSNSNDPRCSSWLPVAFHVFRSTSVLRIAVRVSPDPAVLWVDPSVMYTSSSCVYSRELIFPLSHRCFNPNFPVMTSEHIPVYNLKHKVPLTTAASP